The following coding sequences lie in one Arthrobacter sp. SLBN-122 genomic window:
- a CDS encoding ABC transporter permease, with product MRFILRRLGFYLIAFWASITLNFLLPRFMPGDPVSRMFARSQDRMQPEQIEALRKLLGVDDRPLWEQYIGYMTNIFTGQMGVSISRFPTPVTEVISSQIGWTLLLGGTALVIAAVVGNLLGVLAAWRRGGAVDSALPPLLVFIGSFPYFWLAMGALYLFGVVLNWFPIRHAFTAGLEPGFTWEFIGDVGAHLVLPALTIVLVSIGGWMLGMRNTMIATNSEDYITMAEAKGLRPGRIMLRYAARNAMLPSVTSFGMGLGFVVGGALLTEVVFAYPGVGYQLLNAVQGLDYPLMQGLFLTITAAVLLANFLVDILYVRLDPRVRSN from the coding sequence GTGCGCTTCATCCTGCGCCGCCTGGGTTTCTACCTGATCGCCTTCTGGGCATCCATCACCCTGAATTTCCTGCTCCCGCGCTTCATGCCGGGGGATCCCGTCTCCCGCATGTTCGCCCGTTCCCAGGACAGAATGCAGCCTGAACAGATCGAGGCCCTGCGCAAGCTGCTCGGCGTTGACGACCGGCCCCTCTGGGAGCAGTACATCGGCTACATGACCAACATCTTCACCGGGCAAATGGGCGTTTCCATCTCCCGGTTCCCCACTCCGGTCACCGAGGTCATTTCGTCCCAGATCGGCTGGACCCTCCTGCTCGGCGGAACCGCCCTGGTGATTGCCGCCGTCGTGGGTAACCTGCTGGGTGTCCTTGCAGCCTGGCGCCGCGGCGGCGCGGTCGACTCCGCACTTCCACCGCTGCTGGTATTCATCGGCTCGTTCCCCTACTTCTGGCTCGCGATGGGCGCCCTGTACCTGTTCGGCGTTGTATTGAACTGGTTCCCCATCCGGCACGCCTTCACCGCCGGTTTGGAGCCCGGGTTCACGTGGGAGTTCATCGGCGACGTCGGTGCCCACCTTGTGCTTCCGGCACTGACTATCGTGTTGGTTTCCATCGGAGGCTGGATGCTGGGCATGCGGAACACCATGATTGCCACCAACTCCGAGGACTACATCACCATGGCCGAAGCCAAGGGACTCCGTCCGGGCCGCATCATGCTCCGGTATGCGGCACGCAACGCCATGCTCCCGTCAGTCACAAGCTTCGGCATGGGACTGGGATTCGTGGTGGGCGGTGCGCTGCTCACCGAGGTGGTGTTCGCCTACCCCGGCGTCGGCTATCAGCTCCTCAATGCCGTCCAAGGCCTCGACTACCCGCTCATGCAGGGCCTGTTCCTGACCATCACCGCCGCCGTTCTGCTGGCGAACTTCCTGGTGGACATCCTCTACGTCCGCCTCGACCCGCGCGTGCGCAGCAACTAG
- a CDS encoding ABC transporter permease — protein sequence MTTAILQQPGKTADKTPSARKPNRSFVHGLISNKKALTGMAVMLVFIALALLAPVLFPGDPSRITAMASLEPSAEHWLGTTAKGQDVLALTVHGSRSSLFVGLSVGFASTFIGILVGLASAYFGKFIDEALSLVTNVFLLLPGLPLLVILAAFLPPGLGTVILVLVVTGWAGSARVLRSQALSIRSKDFVAAAVVSGERAGRIMFREILPNMASIVMGTLLACVIYGIGAQAGLEFLGLGDASTVSWGNNLFWAGNEGALLTGSWWVFVPSGVCIALVAFALALINYAVDEVTNPRLRKIKTPKDTERSAAK from the coding sequence ATGACAACCGCAATCCTGCAGCAACCCGGCAAAACGGCCGACAAGACCCCGTCGGCCCGCAAGCCGAACCGCAGCTTCGTCCACGGCCTCATCAGCAACAAAAAAGCCCTCACAGGCATGGCCGTGATGCTCGTCTTCATCGCACTGGCCCTGCTGGCACCAGTGCTCTTCCCCGGCGACCCGTCGCGGATCACCGCAATGGCCTCGCTGGAACCGTCAGCCGAGCACTGGCTGGGAACTACAGCCAAGGGACAGGACGTGCTCGCACTGACCGTCCACGGTTCCCGCAGTTCCCTGTTCGTGGGACTGAGCGTGGGCTTCGCGTCCACCTTCATCGGCATCCTGGTGGGACTTGCCTCGGCATACTTCGGGAAGTTCATCGACGAAGCGCTGTCCCTGGTAACCAACGTCTTCCTGCTCCTTCCCGGCCTGCCGCTGCTGGTCATCCTGGCGGCGTTCCTGCCTCCTGGGCTGGGCACGGTGATTCTTGTTCTGGTGGTCACCGGCTGGGCAGGCTCTGCACGCGTCCTGCGCTCCCAGGCCCTATCCATCCGTTCCAAGGACTTTGTGGCTGCGGCCGTGGTGTCCGGCGAACGGGCCGGAAGGATTATGTTCCGCGAAATCCTGCCCAACATGGCCTCGATCGTCATGGGGACCCTGCTGGCCTGCGTGATCTACGGCATCGGCGCGCAGGCCGGCCTGGAGTTCCTGGGCCTGGGCGATGCCAGCACGGTCTCCTGGGGAAACAACCTCTTCTGGGCAGGCAACGAAGGCGCCCTGCTGACCGGCAGCTGGTGGGTGTTCGTGCCCTCGGGCGTCTGCATCGCTCTTGTCGCCTTCGCCCTTGCCCTTATCAACTATGCGGTGGACGAGGTCACCAATCCGCGGCTGCGGAAGATCAAAACCCCGAAAGACACCGAAAGGAGCGCCGCAAAATGA